Proteins from a genomic interval of Argentina anserina unplaced genomic scaffold, drPotAnse1.1, whole genome shotgun sequence:
- the LOC126804334 gene encoding uncharacterized protein LOC126804334, with the protein MDKDKSWIHLPKESIEYQQGVLDFLQFVHEHGDGKKQHRCPCLKCLNTKWKTIKKMYDHLSNNGIMRSYTTWSKHGEVADHEPTYDRTSGGSFEPDHLNPAINILHDSFPTFAPTHEEDAIYDTTTDTVHVLPYTNTHDYDKYTRLLARVQIPLYDGSPQTVLGTILSQMQLKVKNRWSNEAFDNMLKNVKNMLPQPNNLPDSYYKVHKILGDLGLGYDKIHACKNDCVLFYKTRAELDECPICFESRWKEGTVKENSVPVKVLRHFPLIPRLKRLYMSRHTSSEMRWHGERRVDDDTLRHPADGEAWKTFDRSFPDFAADVRNVRLGLATDGFNPFGSMSLAHSTWPVILVPYNLPPWMCMKKEFSMMSLLIPGPKSPGKCLDVYMEPLIDELLKLWENGVLTFDRHSGSSFIMRAAVMWTISDFPGYGMLSSQAVHGYKACPVCLNEVHSDWHAGKVCYLGHRRWLPIDHSWRQDVEGFDGTVEFRTKPRVWSGDEILEMLNSFDFGVLSGDPAITGTTRPDDMMCFTHKSRFYDLPYWSKSVLRHALDVMHIEGNVANIIMGTTLSLKYGNKDTVKAREDLKKLRIREHLWPIKKGSVTKLPLAPYTVHPTLKRHVFTWFKGVKYPHGYAGNISRCIRERENKFCGLKTHDCHVLLQRLLPVIIRPYLHPDVVEPIIALCRFFQKLCAKELKKSEVLILKEDIVYILCKLERVFPPAFFVIMIHLMVHLPEQILLSGPVHCTWMYPQERQLGQYKRLCKSKSNPEGSIAESYIADECVIYCNLYLQNSDGAESSTMASTRQHFNLSVVSGEVRHFGTLPNFERLSDPELAEAHWCVLQHCKEAQYFLDEHLKLIKANPRDRRPNVTHKRKFPDYFLTWMRSLRQQNSEWCTPELYHLACKPKHHSVHAGCFVNGVKFVTLQRDINHKTQNYGVMVHGDNFPYYGVLLAVVELMYGNMSVVLFKCKWFNTNPNVPRSTKMDYGMLSVNTETSWYDTEPFILATMAKQVFYLDDPKAGPPWKVVNFMSHRNIWSETTLSGGEELDDEEDNDEVHEPYQEPSPSQICGLDDIRINNHLHFVQGDQFITIPNESTSQNRQGDHGAIDEGNYASEDDIFNESYTTESEANDTEDEDWNEDN; encoded by the exons GAGAGCATTGAGTACCAACAAGGAGTCCTTGATTTTCTACAGTTTGTACATGAACATGGTGATGGAAAGAAACAACATAGGTGTCCGTGCTTAAAATGTCTCAATACCAAGTGGAagactataaaaaaaatgtatgaCCACCTAAGTAACAATGGTATAATGCGTAGTTATACAACATGGAGTAAGCACGGCGAAGTAGCTGATCATGAACCTACTTATGACAGAACATCTGGTGGTAGTTTCGAGCCTGATCATTTGAACCCAGCTATAAACATTCTACATGACAGTTTTCCTACATTTGCTCCAACGCATGAGGAAGATGCAATTTATGATACAACTACTGACACAGTTCATGTGCTTCCGTACACCAACACTCATGATTATGATAAGTATACTAGACTGCTTGCACGAGTTCAGATTCCACTATATGATGGTAGTCCTCAGACTGTTTTGGGGACCATTTTGTCACAAATGCAGCTTAAAGTGAAGAACAGGTGGTCAAATGAGGCTTTTGACAATATGTTGAAGAATGTTAAGAATATGCTTCCTCAACCAAACAATCTCCCTGATAGTTATTACAAGGTGCACAAGATTTTGGGTGACCTTGGCCTAGGCTATGATAAAATACATGCGTGCAAGAATGATTGTGTTCTGTTTTACAAAACGAGAGCAGAGCTTGATGAATGTCCAATATGCTTCGAGTCGAGGTGGAAGGAAGGTACAGTTAAGGAAAACAGTGTTCCAGTAAAGGTGCTTCGTCATTTCCCTTTGATTCCGAGGCTAAAGCGTTTGTATATGTCTAGACACACTTCAAGTGAAATGAGATGGCATGGGGAAAGAAGGGTAGATGATGATACTTTGAGACACCCTGCAGATGGCGAGGCTTGGAAAACCTTTGATAGATCATTCCCTGATTTTGCAGCAGATGTTCGAAATGTAAGACTCGGGCTTGCAACAGACGGATTCAATCCCTTTGGAAGTATGAGTTTGGCTCATAGTACATGGCCTGTTATTCTTGTGCCGTACAACCTGCCTCCTTGGATGTGTATGAAGAAGGAATTTAGTATGATGTCTTTGTTAATTCCTGGTCCTAAGTCTCCTGGAAAGTGTTTAGATGTGTATATGGAACCATTGATCGATGAGTTGTTAAAATTATGGGAAAATGGAGTCCTTACTTTTGACAGGCACAGTGGAAGTTCATTCATTATGAGAGCAGCGGTTATGTGGACTATAAGTGATTTTCCTGGTTATGGGATGTTGTCGTCTCAAGCTGTGCATGGGTACAAAGCATGTCCGGTCTGCTTGAATGAAGTTCATTCTGATTGGCATGCTGGGAAGGTGTGTTACTTGGGTCACCGAAGATGGCTTCCAATTGACCACTCGTGGCGGCAGGATGTAGAAGGATTTGATGGCACAGTCGAGTTTCGTACTAAACCCCGAGTGTGGTCTGGTGATGAAATTTTGGAGATGCTGAACTCATTTGATTTTGGAGTGTTGAGTGGTGATCCTGCTATAACGGGAACAACTCGCCCAGATGATATGATGTGTTTTACACACAAAAGTAGATTCTATGATTTACCTTATTGGTCGAAATCAGTATTGAGACACGCCCTAGATGTCATGCACATAGAGGGGAATGTAGCTAATATCATTATGGGAACAACTCTTAGTCTTAAATACGGTAATAAGGATACTGTGAAAGCGCGCGAGGATCTAAAGAAGCTACGAATACGAGAACATTTGTGGCCAATAAAGAAGGGGTCAGTGACGAAATTACCTCTTGCTCCTTACACTGTGCATCCAACTTTGAAGAGACATGTATTCACCTGGTTTAAAGGAGTAAAGTATCCTCATGGGTATGCAGGTAATATATCTCGGTGCATTAGAGAGCGAGAAAATAAGTTTTGCGGATTGAAGACTCATGACTGTCATGTTTTGTTGCAACGACTTCTTCCAGTTATAATTCGACCCTATTTGCATCCAGATGTGGTGGAACCTATAATAGCACTCTGTCGGTTCTTTCAAAAGCTATGCGCTAAAGAGCTCAAGAAGTCAGAAGTTCTTATATTGAAAGAAGACATTGTGTACATCTTGTGCAAATTGGAGCGGGTTTTTCCGCCCGCTTTCTTTGTCATTATGATCCACCTGATGGTCCATCTTCCTGAACAAATCTTGCTTTCTGGTCCAGTACACTGCACCTGGATGTACCCCCAAGAAAG ACAACTGGGGCAGTACAAAAGATTATGTAAAAGCAAGAGTAACCCAGAAGGATCAATAGCGGAGTCATACATTGCAGATGAATGTGTGATCTATTGCAACTTATATCTCCAAAATAGTGATGGGGCGGAATCTTCAACCATGGCTAGTACCAGACAACACTTCAATCTTTCAGTTGTTTCAGGAGAGGTACGACACTTTGGTACTTTACCAAATTTTGAGAGATTAAGTGATCCTGAGCTAGCTGAAGCTCATTGGTGTGTACTACAACACTGCAAAGAAGCTCAGTATTTCCTTGATGAGCATTTGAAGCTCATTAAAGCCAATCCAAGAGATCGGAGGCCTAACGTGACACATAAAAGAAAGTTTCCTGATTACTTTCTAACATGG ATGAGAAGCCTAAGACAACAGAATAGTGAATGGTGCACACCCGAATTGTACCATTTGGCATGCAAGCCAAAACACCACAGTGTACATGCGGGATGTTTTGTCAACGGCGTGAAGTTTGTAACACTTCAACGAGATATAAACCACAAAACCCAAAACTATGGGGTCATGGTACATGGGGACAACTTTCCCTACTACGGAGTGCTACTTGCCGTTGTCGAGTTAATGTATGGAAATATGAGCGTTGTACTGTTCAAGTGTAAATGGTTCAATACTAATCCGAATGTGCCGAGGAGTACGAAGATGGATTATGGTATGTTATCAGTGAATACAGAGACAAGCTGGTACGACACTGAGCCGTTTATTCTCGCCACCATGGCAAAACAAGTGTTCTATCTTGATGATCCTAAAGCTGGCCCTCCTTGGAAAGTAGTTAACTTTATGTCACATAGGAATATATGGAGTGAGACCACACTTTCTGGCGGTGAAGAActtgatgatgaagaggaCAACGATGAAGTTCATGAACCATATCAAGAGCCTTCCCCATCTCAAATATGTGGTTTAGATGATATTCGCATCAACAACCACTTACACTTCGTGCAAGGAGATCAATTCATCACAATCCCAAACGAATCTACATCTCAAAATAGGCAGGGAGACCATGGTGCCATTGATGAAGGAAATTATGCTTCAGAAGACGACATCTTTAATGAATCGTACACAACGGAATCAGAGGCAAATGATACAGAAGATGAGGATTGGAATGAAgacaattaa